The Mycetohabitans endofungorum genome contains a region encoding:
- a CDS encoding FKBP-type peptidyl-prolyl cis-trans isomerase, whose amino-acid sequence MKIAKNTVVSVAYKLSDAQGNLIEESDEPMVYLHGGYDGTFPKIEEVLEGQEAGFSTQIQLEPVDAFGDYDPELVKIEPRDRFPEPLEVGMQFEGTPEGGDDEVDTLIYTVTDLAEDKVVLDGNHPLAGMALRFSLTVRDVREATADEVEHEHAHGADGLEVIDVDEDDGQDVDGASPAAGKSPTLH is encoded by the coding sequence ATGAAAATCGCGAAGAACACCGTCGTTTCTGTCGCCTACAAGCTGTCGGATGCACAGGGCAACCTGATCGAGGAAAGCGACGAACCGATGGTCTATCTGCACGGCGGCTATGATGGCACGTTCCCGAAGATCGAGGAAGTGCTAGAAGGCCAAGAGGCGGGATTTTCGACGCAGATCCAGCTCGAGCCCGTCGACGCGTTCGGCGACTACGATCCTGAACTGGTCAAGATCGAGCCTCGAGACCGCTTTCCTGAGCCGCTCGAAGTCGGCATGCAGTTCGAGGGGACGCCCGAAGGCGGGGACGACGAGGTCGATACGCTGATCTACACGGTGACGGATCTCGCCGAGGACAAGGTTGTGCTCGATGGCAATCATCCGTTGGCCGGTATGGCTTTGCGCTTTTCGTTGACGGTCAGGGACGTGCGCGAGGCCACTGCCGATGAGGTCGAGCACGAGCACGCGCATGGCGCCGATGGGCTCGAAGTCATCGATGTGGACGAGGACGACGGCCAGGACGTTGACGGCGCGTCTCCGGCGGCCGGCAAGTCGCCGACGCTGCATTGA
- the mutS gene encoding DNA mismatch repair protein MutS encodes MENVPVGEHTRNHPESPGGQSNMANMDLSKGQTPKPAALAEIGNHTPMMRQYLSIKAEHPGTLVLYRMGDFYELFYEDAEKAARLLDLTLTQRGASAGNPIKMAGVPHHSLEQYLAKLVKLGESVAICEQIGDPAASKGPVERKVVRIVTPGTLTDAALLADKSDAYLLALAPARNRRGTLTGVGLAWLNLASGALRLTEVGADQVAAAIERIRPAETLVSDSAAQALTLPASVGTLTRVPEWHFDPASGAQRLCEQLAVATLDGFGAQTLSAACGAAGALLLYAAQTQGQQLRHIRSLKIEQESEYIGLDPATRRNLELTETLRGTDSPTLFSLLDTCCTSMGSRLLRHWLHHAPRNPALARARQQAIGALLDGPPGNDLDALRHALRQIADVERITGRLALLSARPRDLASLRDTFRKLPELRERIAPVIAHSSSLQQIDASLHAPPECTDLLQRAIAAEPAAMVRDGGVIARGYDTELDELRDISENCGQFLVDLENRERTRTGIANLRVEYNKVHGFYIEVTRGQTDKVPDDYRRRQTLKNAERYITPELKAFEDKALSAQERALARERALYDALLQALLPHIGDCQRVACALAELDVLASLADRARALEWVAPSFDAQAGIEIEQGRHPVVQAQVEQFIANDCRLGAERKLLLITGPNMGGKSTFMRQTALITLMAYIGSYVPAKRACFGPVDRIFTRIGAADDLAGGRSTFMVEMTEAAAILNDATPHSLVLMDEIGRGTSTFDGLALAWAIARHLISHNQSYTLFATHYFELTQLPTQCPTAANVHLSAVEHDHGIVFLHAVNEGPANQSYGLQVAQLAGVPQPVIRAARRHLALLEQQTAGQPAPQLDLFTSAALTVEEATEPRCEQPTGASDLATPQARPEAPHAAVERLRGLDLDALRPRDALELLYELRELVERADCESR; translated from the coding sequence ATGGAAAACGTGCCCGTTGGTGAACACACGCGGAACCACCCCGAATCGCCCGGGGGCCAATCCAACATGGCCAACATGGACTTGAGTAAGGGCCAAACGCCGAAACCGGCCGCCCTCGCGGAAATCGGCAACCACACGCCGATGATGCGTCAATACCTCAGCATCAAGGCCGAGCACCCCGGCACGCTCGTGCTGTACCGAATGGGCGACTTCTACGAGTTGTTCTATGAGGACGCGGAAAAAGCGGCACGATTGCTCGATTTGACGCTCACGCAGCGCGGCGCGTCGGCAGGCAACCCGATCAAGATGGCCGGGGTGCCACACCACTCGCTCGAGCAGTACCTGGCCAAGCTCGTGAAGCTCGGCGAATCCGTAGCCATCTGCGAGCAGATCGGCGATCCGGCCGCCTCCAAGGGCCCGGTCGAGCGCAAAGTCGTACGCATCGTCACACCCGGCACGCTGACCGACGCGGCGCTGCTCGCCGATAAAAGTGACGCGTACCTGCTCGCACTCGCGCCCGCGCGCAACCGTCGCGGCACGTTAACTGGCGTCGGGCTCGCGTGGTTGAATCTGGCAAGTGGCGCGCTGCGGCTGACCGAGGTCGGCGCAGACCAGGTGGCGGCCGCGATCGAGCGCATCCGGCCAGCCGAGACGCTAGTGAGCGACAGCGCCGCGCAAGCGCTCACACTGCCCGCAAGCGTGGGCACGCTGACACGGGTCCCTGAATGGCATTTCGACCCCGCTTCCGGCGCGCAACGCCTATGTGAACAGTTGGCGGTCGCCACTCTCGACGGATTCGGCGCGCAAACGCTGAGCGCCGCATGTGGCGCGGCCGGCGCGTTGCTGCTGTATGCGGCACAGACACAAGGGCAACAGCTGCGGCACATCCGCTCGCTGAAGATCGAGCAGGAGTCCGAGTACATCGGGCTCGATCCGGCAACGCGGCGCAACCTCGAGTTGACCGAAACGCTGCGCGGCACGGATTCCCCAACGCTGTTCTCGCTGCTTGACACATGCTGCACGTCGATGGGCAGCCGCCTGCTGCGCCACTGGCTGCATCATGCGCCGCGCAATCCGGCTCTCGCACGTGCCCGCCAGCAAGCAATTGGCGCGTTGCTCGACGGCCCACCAGGCAACGATCTGGACGCGCTTCGCCACGCGTTGCGACAGATCGCCGACGTCGAGCGCATCACGGGCCGACTCGCGTTGCTCAGTGCACGGCCTCGCGATCTGGCTAGCCTACGCGACACATTCCGCAAGCTGCCTGAGTTACGCGAGCGAATCGCGCCGGTCATCGCGCACTCAAGCTCGTTGCAGCAGATCGATGCATCGCTGCATGCTCCGCCTGAATGCACCGATCTGCTGCAGCGGGCGATCGCGGCCGAGCCCGCCGCGATGGTGCGTGACGGCGGCGTCATTGCCCGCGGCTACGATACGGAATTGGATGAGTTGCGTGACATCTCGGAGAACTGCGGACAGTTCCTCGTCGATCTCGAAAACCGCGAACGCACCCGCACCGGCATCGCGAATTTACGTGTCGAATACAACAAGGTCCATGGCTTCTATATTGAGGTCACGCGCGGGCAGACCGACAAAGTGCCGGACGACTACCGACGGCGCCAGACATTGAAGAACGCGGAGCGCTATATCACGCCGGAGCTCAAGGCGTTCGAGGACAAGGCACTATCGGCACAAGAACGCGCGCTCGCGCGCGAACGTGCGCTGTACGACGCATTGTTGCAGGCGTTGTTACCCCACATCGGCGATTGTCAGCGCGTGGCGTGCGCGCTGGCCGAGCTCGACGTACTCGCCTCACTCGCCGACCGCGCACGTGCGCTGGAGTGGGTCGCGCCATCGTTCGACGCACAGGCCGGTATCGAGATCGAGCAAGGACGGCATCCGGTCGTCCAAGCCCAGGTCGAACAGTTTATCGCAAACGATTGCCGGCTCGGCGCGGAACGCAAGCTGCTGTTGATCACCGGACCGAATATGGGCGGCAAGTCGACGTTCATGCGGCAAACGGCGCTGATCACGCTGATGGCGTATATCGGCAGCTATGTGCCGGCAAAGCGGGCCTGCTTCGGTCCTGTGGACCGGATCTTCACGCGGATCGGCGCTGCCGACGACCTCGCGGGCGGCCGCTCGACATTCATGGTCGAGATGACCGAAGCCGCCGCCATTCTGAACGATGCGACGCCACACAGCCTTGTGTTGATGGACGAAATCGGTCGAGGCACATCGACCTTCGACGGGCTCGCGCTCGCGTGGGCCATCGCGCGCCACTTAATCTCGCACAACCAGAGCTATACGCTTTTCGCCACGCACTACTTCGAACTCACGCAATTGCCGACGCAATGCCCGACGGCGGCAAACGTGCACCTGTCCGCGGTCGAACATGACCATGGGATCGTGTTCCTGCACGCGGTCAACGAAGGTCCGGCGAACCAAAGTTACGGATTACAGGTCGCGCAACTGGCCGGCGTCCCGCAACCGGTGATTCGCGCAGCCCGCCGTCACCTGGCGTTGCTCGAACAACAAACGGCCGGCCAGCCGGCGCCGCAACTCGATTTGTTTACTTCAGCAGCGCTTACGGTCGAGGAAGCGACCGAGCCGCGCTGCGAGCAACCGACAGGCGCTTCGGACCTCGCCACGCCGCAGGCGCGCCCCGAAGCGCCCCACGCCGCAGTCGAGCGGTTACGCGGCCTTGACCTAGATGCGCTGCGCCCACGTGATGCACTCGAATTGCTGTATGAACTGCGCGAGCTTGTCGAGCGCGCGGATTGTGAGTCCCGCTGA